One genomic window of Leptospira paudalimensis includes the following:
- a CDS encoding CDP-alcohol phosphatidyltransferase family protein, with the protein MKLKLTWIPNTLTLGNLTLGFVSMLLVSETNPSQPNSHELYSLAGVFIILAALFDGFDGMAARALNCTSELGADLDSLADLTTFGIAPGFLAYKMFFFDIKLDIFDKPDYLPLGMFIAALYPICAAYRLARFNVAHDPKSFNGLPSPVAGVVIGIFPLVFSVSQVPLWTAVTFFVITALLMVSTLRYSKPQVAMRGLFSWKKLGISLFGLGLILFAIGFYRWPYVMYGAVGFYVFSGIVSFLIQTIQDYRV; encoded by the coding sequence ATGAAACTAAAATTAACTTGGATCCCCAATACCTTAACCCTCGGAAACCTGACTTTAGGTTTTGTTTCCATGTTACTTGTCTCTGAGACAAACCCAAGCCAACCAAATTCACATGAATTGTATTCCCTAGCAGGTGTGTTTATCATCTTAGCTGCGTTATTTGATGGTTTTGATGGAATGGCTGCGAGAGCTCTCAATTGTACGAGTGAACTCGGTGCTGATTTAGATAGCCTTGCAGACCTTACCACTTTCGGAATTGCACCCGGATTTTTAGCGTATAAAATGTTCTTTTTTGATATCAAACTCGATATCTTTGATAAACCAGATTATTTACCACTCGGAATGTTCATTGCGGCTTTGTATCCTATTTGTGCTGCTTACCGATTGGCAAGGTTCAATGTTGCACATGATCCAAAGTCGTTTAATGGACTGCCTTCTCCTGTGGCTGGTGTTGTGATTGGAATCTTTCCCCTTGTTTTTTCTGTATCCCAAGTGCCGTTATGGACTGCTGTCACCTTTTTTGTGATCACAGCATTACTTATGGTTTCCACGTTACGCTACAGCAAACCCCAGGTGGCAATGCGTGGACTCTTTTCTTGGAAAAAATTAGGCATCAGCCTTTTTGGTTTGGGACTCATTTTGTTTGCGATTGGATTTTACCGATGGCCCTATGTGATGTATGGTGCAGTTGGTTTTTATGTGTTTTCGGGGATTGTGTCCTTTCTTATCCAAACCATCCAAGACTACCGAGTGTAA
- a CDS encoding S41 family peptidase, whose translation MKFSERFLWLSVTLSLLGIVFFLSIEKVKAISSDGEKYLQILHEVVAYIENDFVEPQEEKKIYIGAIQGALHSLGDPHTRFIDVDEFKELQNETKGSFGGIGVELNYQENAFVIVAPIEGTPAWKAGLLPQDKIIEINGKPVKSLSQAESFAMMRGEVGTSISMKIERKGLKEPFVVNLVRELIQIRFLRSFYLPEKETGYIKLVQFMGKDTGKEFAAAVKNLKDSGAKKLVIDLRMNPGGLLDLAIDLADLFLPPNSDIVSVKGRGGVLIKSFKSEDRDLKFLDLPVAILVNGGSASASEILAGALKDNKRALIVGTQSFGKGSVQSIIPLSFGAGVAITIQKYYTPSGISIHGKGITPDHVINPVSANEDEKYALEKLFKKNLIRPFLESHSEFNETSITDFKEILKKENLKISDSVIRIFLFNEMRMGSSQSKPRLDLDIQLSEAINLLK comes from the coding sequence GTGAAATTTTCAGAACGTTTTTTGTGGTTAAGTGTCACCTTGTCTCTGTTAGGAATCGTTTTTTTCCTAAGCATTGAAAAAGTAAAAGCCATCTCCTCTGATGGGGAAAAATACCTACAAATTTTACATGAAGTTGTCGCTTATATCGAAAACGACTTTGTTGAACCCCAAGAAGAGAAAAAAATATACATTGGAGCGATCCAAGGTGCCTTACATAGTTTAGGTGACCCACATACTCGTTTTATCGATGTGGATGAATTTAAAGAACTTCAAAACGAAACCAAAGGGAGTTTTGGTGGCATTGGTGTCGAACTCAACTACCAAGAGAATGCTTTTGTCATTGTGGCACCGATTGAAGGAACTCCTGCTTGGAAGGCTGGTCTTTTACCACAGGACAAAATCATCGAAATCAATGGGAAACCAGTCAAATCACTTTCCCAAGCGGAATCCTTTGCCATGATGCGTGGTGAAGTGGGAACTTCGATTTCCATGAAAATTGAAAGGAAAGGATTAAAAGAACCTTTTGTTGTCAATTTAGTGAGAGAACTCATTCAAATTCGATTTTTACGTTCCTTTTATCTTCCTGAAAAAGAAACCGGTTACATCAAACTCGTTCAGTTTATGGGGAAAGATACAGGCAAAGAATTTGCAGCTGCAGTTAAAAACTTAAAAGACTCAGGTGCCAAAAAACTTGTGATCGACCTGCGAATGAATCCAGGTGGCCTCCTTGATTTAGCAATTGATTTAGCGGATTTGTTCCTTCCTCCCAACTCAGACATTGTATCAGTAAAAGGAAGAGGGGGAGTTCTCATCAAAAGTTTTAAATCGGAAGATCGTGATTTAAAATTCTTGGATTTACCTGTTGCCATCTTGGTCAATGGTGGGTCTGCGAGTGCATCCGAAATTTTAGCTGGAGCTTTAAAGGACAACAAACGAGCGTTAATCGTTGGGACACAAAGTTTTGGAAAAGGAAGTGTTCAGTCCATTATTCCTTTATCTTTTGGTGCTGGTGTTGCGATCACCATTCAAAAATATTATACACCATCAGGGATATCGATCCATGGAAAAGGAATCACACCTGATCATGTCATCAATCCTGTTTCTGCCAATGAAGACGAAAAGTATGCATTGGAAAAACTATTTAAGAAAAACTTAATCCGACCTTTTTTAGAATCTCATTCTGAATTTAATGAAACCTCGATCACAGATTTTAAGGAAATCCTTAAAAAGGAAAATTTAAAGATATCTGATTCTGTGATTCGGATTTTTTTATTCAATGAAATGAGAATGGGTTCTTCCCAATCCAAACCAAGACTCGACTTGGACATTCAATTATCAGAAGCAATTAACCTATTGAAATAA
- a CDS encoding MBL fold metallo-hydrolase: MKIKFWGVRGSIGSPIRPENVKHKIEKILSLASPTDIQNEQSIHSFLNSLSFSSSSTYGGNTTCVEIRDKEGTLIIIDGGTGLRELGNQMMSSQFGKGAGHAYWVLTHTHWDHIQGIPFFIPLFLPGNHFEFISSMNDAENRLEHQFVFTHFPVSFDHYAAKKTFQFIDEGEVVSLGPNIQAFSKAVRHPGGSFSYRFTEDGKSIIFASDAEFNLEEMENIDTYIDYFRDADVLVFDTQYTFEESLQKIDWGHSSASIATDIALRAKVKKLVMFHHDPSYDDEKLDLVYLRALKYKEMFDPHGKLEIIMAYEGLEIEV; this comes from the coding sequence ATGAAAATTAAGTTTTGGGGTGTTCGAGGTTCCATAGGTTCACCCATCCGGCCAGAAAACGTAAAACATAAAATCGAAAAAATTCTCTCTTTGGCAAGTCCAACCGACATCCAAAACGAACAAAGTATTCATAGTTTTTTAAATTCTCTTAGTTTTTCCTCATCATCAACTTACGGTGGTAATACGACTTGTGTTGAAATCCGTGACAAAGAGGGAACTCTCATCATCATCGATGGTGGTACGGGTTTACGCGAACTTGGAAACCAAATGATGTCATCTCAATTTGGAAAGGGTGCTGGGCACGCTTATTGGGTTCTCACTCATACACATTGGGACCATATCCAAGGCATACCTTTTTTTATACCTTTGTTTTTGCCGGGAAATCATTTTGAGTTCATTTCGTCCATGAATGATGCAGAAAATAGGTTGGAACACCAATTTGTATTCACACATTTTCCTGTTTCCTTCGATCATTATGCTGCTAAAAAAACCTTTCAATTCATTGATGAAGGAGAGGTTGTTTCTCTTGGCCCAAACATCCAAGCGTTTAGCAAAGCAGTGCGCCACCCTGGAGGGAGTTTTTCTTACCGGTTTACAGAAGATGGGAAATCGATCATCTTTGCATCCGATGCTGAGTTTAACTTAGAAGAAATGGAAAACATCGATACTTACATCGATTATTTCCGCGATGCTGATGTTTTGGTTTTTGATACACAATATACGTTTGAAGAATCATTACAAAAAATTGATTGGGGTCATAGTTCCGCTTCCATTGCCACAGACATTGCTCTCAGGGCAAAAGTAAAAAAACTGGTGATGTTCCATCATGATCCTTCTTACGATGATGAGAAATTAGATTTGGTATACTTACGTGCGTTAAAGTATAAAGAGATGTTTGATCCACATGGAAAATTAGAAATCATTATGGCTTATGAAGGTTTGGAAATAGAGGTATAA
- a CDS encoding iron-containing alcohol dehydrogenase, translating into MPVLPEWINFQFPPKIHFEIDCGYKLGSFVKNIGSRVVLITTQKELENSEELSIIKSSLEKHAEGVIIYDDIVDRVHFKDLDTCAHFLRISNADCVVAYGSFESMNAGKAASLLATNDLFAEELLVGRKQPKKKGLPLVVVPTKPLLGNECSPFFSIVDDKDKNRKYFAHEWAFPELIVSDPKIGAGMSSSETAKTGISILSAAVDSILSKYANEITSSTALRSIELISKNIVPAIREPRNLGPKNSIYAASLLAGIAQSTSSLGLCYALSLAVTTVTNLDIFQSMSILLPHVMEYNLTSSAGKYVMIARALDEDVTNISVIEAAIKAVEGIRKIYLELRIPQRLSEYEVKKIDLPGIATLAATYSFLDCLPRELPKNEIETILVAAF; encoded by the coding sequence ATGCCAGTTCTCCCCGAATGGATCAATTTTCAATTCCCACCAAAAATACATTTCGAAATCGATTGTGGTTATAAACTCGGTTCCTTTGTCAAAAACATTGGATCAAGAGTTGTACTCATCACTACACAAAAAGAGTTAGAAAACTCAGAAGAACTTTCCATCATCAAATCAAGTTTAGAAAAACATGCAGAAGGTGTGATCATTTATGATGACATTGTTGACCGTGTTCATTTCAAAGACTTAGATACTTGTGCTCATTTTTTACGAATCTCCAATGCTGATTGTGTTGTGGCTTATGGTTCCTTTGAATCGATGAACGCAGGTAAAGCGGCATCTCTACTCGCGACAAACGACTTGTTTGCGGAAGAACTACTCGTCGGAAGAAAACAACCTAAAAAAAAGGGCTTACCTCTTGTCGTAGTTCCTACAAAACCCCTACTCGGCAATGAATGTTCTCCATTTTTTTCCATTGTAGACGACAAAGACAAAAACAGAAAATACTTCGCTCATGAATGGGCTTTTCCAGAACTCATTGTTTCTGATCCCAAAATTGGAGCTGGTATGTCAAGTTCGGAGACGGCAAAAACTGGAATCTCCATTTTATCAGCAGCTGTGGATAGCATTCTATCGAAGTATGCAAATGAAATCACTTCTTCCACTGCGTTACGTTCGATCGAACTCATTTCTAAAAACATTGTTCCTGCCATTCGAGAACCAAGAAACTTAGGACCGAAAAACTCCATTTATGCGGCAAGTTTACTTGCAGGGATTGCTCAATCCACAAGTAGCCTCGGTTTGTGTTATGCACTTTCTTTGGCAGTCACTACTGTTACCAATTTAGATATCTTTCAAAGTATGTCGATTCTACTCCCACACGTCATGGAATACAACCTAACTTCTTCTGCAGGTAAGTATGTAATGATCGCAAGAGCCCTTGATGAAGATGTGACGAATATCTCCGTGATTGAAGCTGCGATCAAAGCGGTGGAAGGGATCCGAAAAATTTATCTAGAGTTACGGATACCACAACGTCTCTCTGAGTATGAAGTGAAAAAAATCGACTTACCTGGGATTGCGACACTAGCTGCAACGTATTCATTTCTTGATTGTCTTCCAAGAGAACTTCCGAAAAATGAAATCGAAACCATCCTTGTGGCTGCGTTTTAG
- a CDS encoding flagellar biosynthesis anti-sigma factor FlgM: MNIDKVGRVGGYGYEPKKPQGPKETESQTPVDTISISDAAKKIASEAKLQAEVKQIAKQIVQAPPEEDRTEKIKAIKERLKNGDYDTLSPEMLDKISDQIATSFLGQQ, from the coding sequence ATGAACATCGATAAAGTAGGTCGAGTTGGTGGTTACGGTTACGAACCAAAAAAACCACAAGGGCCAAAGGAAACGGAATCCCAAACACCGGTAGATACAATTTCGATCTCCGATGCGGCTAAAAAAATTGCTTCGGAAGCAAAACTCCAAGCAGAAGTAAAACAAATTGCAAAACAAATTGTTCAAGCTCCTCCAGAAGAGGATCGCACTGAAAAAATCAAAGCGATCAAAGAACGATTGAAAAACGGAGATTATGACACTCTTTCACCAGAGATGTTAGATAAAATTTCCGACCAAATTGCAACGTCTTTCCTCGGACAACAGTAA
- a CDS encoding LIC11073 family putative lipoprotein, with protein sequence MRFPSLHPIYYICVSFLSFFHCGVNTDTPVAPFVFLVPPNVPQLLSVVAVNSNITNDFQTDILNYNADPRPEYILKYYVTNREPQFVGYNLYVTTAFPGIIQTVQGEWLEDGVQPSFPHLPYEASTSSSRIMVKRIRFAVPPPGTEFFQKCQIYNFTIRAMLTGGLISNPSAAVSTCAIPNRVNDIQTLCSVGVGCNTTTCSNPACTTPSSCALGTACNPCTKGNNELGCTCPAGQSPPGCQYVGP encoded by the coding sequence ATGCGTTTTCCCTCTTTACATCCAATTTACTATATCTGCGTATCTTTTCTCTCTTTTTTTCATTGTGGAGTGAACACAGACACCCCGGTAGCCCCATTTGTATTTTTGGTGCCACCCAATGTCCCCCAACTCCTTTCCGTAGTCGCAGTGAATAGTAACATCACAAACGACTTCCAAACGGATATTCTCAATTATAATGCTGACCCAAGACCTGAATACATTCTGAAATACTATGTAACAAACAGAGAACCACAGTTTGTTGGCTATAATTTGTATGTGACAACCGCATTCCCTGGGATCATCCAAACTGTTCAAGGAGAATGGTTAGAAGATGGGGTTCAACCTAGTTTCCCCCATTTGCCATATGAAGCATCGACTTCTTCGAGTCGGATCATGGTCAAACGGATTCGGTTTGCCGTGCCACCTCCTGGTACTGAATTTTTCCAAAAATGCCAAATCTACAACTTCACCATACGTGCCATGCTGACAGGAGGACTCATTTCCAACCCATCAGCTGCAGTGAGCACTTGTGCCATTCCCAACCGAGTGAATGACATCCAAACTCTTTGTTCTGTTGGTGTAGGTTGTAATACCACTACTTGTTCCAACCCTGCTTGTACGACTCCATCTTCTTGTGCATTAGGAACTGCCTGTAACCCTTGCACCAAGGGGAATAATGAATTGGGTTGTACTTGTCCTGCGGGACAATCTCCTCCTGGGTGCCAATACGTTGGCCCATAA
- the rsmI gene encoding 16S rRNA (cytidine(1402)-2'-O)-methyltransferase, with product MAHKRESGNLYVVATPIGNMGDITLRAIEILKEVELVLCESTKETKSLFHKLGIMTPVLALYKDHSESPYANVLDQLKKGKSMALVSDAGTPGVSDPGSQMVRTARENGIPIIPVPGASALTALLSVSGFQVNPTYFLGFLSEKPSKKRRELEKAKEIEGLIVFYESVHKLPRLYPLLEELYPETEVLVGRELTKAFEEVLYYANPRELAEKPPNAKGEFVFLLNHRKKSLKGNSDSSDM from the coding sequence TTGGCCCATAAACGCGAATCCGGAAATTTATATGTAGTGGCAACTCCCATTGGGAATATGGGAGACATCACCCTCCGTGCCATTGAAATTTTAAAAGAAGTGGAACTTGTGCTTTGTGAATCCACAAAGGAAACCAAATCTCTCTTCCACAAACTTGGGATTATGACTCCAGTCCTTGCCCTTTACAAAGACCATTCCGAATCCCCTTACGCCAATGTCCTCGACCAATTGAAAAAAGGAAAATCCATGGCTCTTGTTTCCGATGCAGGAACCCCTGGTGTATCCGATCCAGGGAGCCAAATGGTCCGAACCGCCAGGGAAAATGGAATTCCCATCATCCCCGTCCCAGGCGCATCCGCCTTAACCGCATTACTTTCAGTTTCTGGGTTCCAAGTGAATCCTACTTATTTTTTAGGATTTCTCTCTGAAAAACCGAGTAAAAAACGCCGAGAATTAGAGAAGGCAAAGGAAATCGAAGGACTGATCGTCTTCTATGAATCTGTCCACAAACTCCCAAGGTTGTATCCTCTCCTCGAGGAATTGTACCCTGAAACAGAGGTGCTTGTGGGAAGGGAGTTGACAAAGGCCTTCGAAGAGGTACTTTATTATGCAAATCCTAGGGAATTGGCAGAAAAACCGCCCAATGCGAAGGGAGAATTTGTATTTCTCTTAAACCATCGAAAAAAATCACTTAAGGGAAATTCAGATTCCTCCGATATGTGA
- a CDS encoding STAS domain-containing protein, with product MIVFPLSDVVLTEVMFQYEIKHENSKAIIDLNGSLSLRDTPKLKLEIKELIDSDSVTELVFDFQHLTYLDSSGIGILLHTYSWTKEKNKKVKMVHLSSEIRTIFSVANLLEIFQVE from the coding sequence TTGATTGTATTTCCCCTTTCAGATGTTGTCTTAACTGAAGTTATGTTTCAGTATGAAATCAAACATGAGAATTCAAAAGCCATCATCGATTTGAATGGTTCCTTATCGTTAAGGGACACACCCAAATTAAAATTGGAAATTAAGGAATTGATCGATTCAGATTCGGTCACAGAACTGGTTTTCGATTTCCAACATTTGACGTATTTGGATTCGTCGGGAATTGGAATCCTACTTCACACCTATAGTTGGACAAAAGAAAAAAACAAAAAAGTAAAAATGGTCCATCTCTCGAGTGAAATCAGAACCATTTTTAGTGTCGCAAATTTATTAGAAATTTTCCAAGTTGAATGA
- the tsaD gene encoding tRNA (adenosine(37)-N6)-threonylcarbamoyltransferase complex transferase subunit TsaD has product MVYGIGIESSCDETSIAIVKDGKELVSLKVYSQIETHSPYRGVVPEIASRAHLEKINSLLSVCMEEANLKFSDLQYVAVTGYPGLVGSLMIGAQLARCISLVHSIPIVLVNHLEAHLTVIGLENNLPAFPWLGVLLSGGNSSIYIYKGFGDLELLADTRDDSLGEAFDKVSAILGLPYPGGPIIEKMASSYEIPKGEKSPFPKLLKEDTQDTIRFSYSGLKTAVLYYIKSFTETPPIGKIAYYFQKTAFELVVRNITKAIEKTQIKTVVAAGGVLANETLRSTLQKEAKNRSFQLYYPQKKIYCTDNGAMVACLGYHLWKEKKFVGLDFKVSPKRNFEQIL; this is encoded by the coding sequence ATGGTTTATGGAATTGGGATTGAATCCAGTTGTGATGAAACGTCAATTGCCATTGTCAAAGATGGCAAAGAATTAGTTTCACTCAAAGTATACAGCCAAATTGAAACCCATTCTCCTTATCGGGGAGTGGTTCCTGAAATTGCCTCTCGTGCACATTTGGAAAAAATAAATTCACTTCTTTCTGTTTGTATGGAAGAAGCAAATTTGAAGTTCTCTGATTTGCAATATGTTGCTGTGACAGGGTATCCAGGTCTTGTTGGGTCTCTTATGATTGGAGCACAACTGGCAAGGTGTATCTCACTTGTGCATTCCATCCCGATTGTTCTTGTGAACCATTTAGAAGCACACTTAACTGTAATCGGACTCGAAAACAATTTGCCCGCATTTCCCTGGTTAGGTGTTCTTCTGTCGGGAGGCAATTCGTCCATTTACATCTACAAAGGTTTTGGTGATTTGGAATTACTTGCCGATACCAGGGATGATTCTCTTGGGGAAGCATTTGATAAGGTCAGTGCGATTTTGGGTTTACCTTACCCAGGTGGTCCCATCATTGAAAAAATGGCATCTTCCTATGAAATACCCAAAGGGGAAAAAAGCCCCTTTCCAAAATTATTAAAGGAAGACACACAAGATACAATTCGATTTTCCTACAGTGGTTTAAAAACAGCAGTGTTGTATTACATAAAGTCTTTCACAGAAACACCACCCATTGGAAAAATTGCATATTACTTTCAAAAAACAGCCTTTGAGCTCGTAGTACGAAATATAACAAAGGCGATCGAAAAAACCCAAATCAAAACCGTTGTTGCAGCTGGGGGAGTGCTTGCGAATGAAACACTTAGGTCTACCCTCCAAAAAGAAGCCAAAAATCGATCTTTTCAATTGTATTACCCCCAAAAAAAAATTTACTGCACGGATAACGGAGCGATGGTGGCATGTCTTGGATACCATCTTTGGAAAGAAAAAAAATTTGTAGGACTCGATTTTAAAGTCAGTCCAAAACGAAACTTTGAACAAATACTATGA
- a CDS encoding LA_1448 family UV-C exposure upregulated protein: protein MSKHLFSLACITLSLFLVSCAPKKQEINAYDLKRVLERFAQNRIQTGLMADTKRPTPSDVQLFEEACDVYRLSIPEAKEMLKQENKSLYESIYGNE, encoded by the coding sequence ATGTCGAAACATCTCTTCTCACTCGCCTGTATCACACTCTCCCTTTTCCTTGTCAGTTGTGCTCCCAAAAAACAAGAAATCAATGCTTATGATTTAAAACGTGTTTTGGAACGATTTGCTCAAAATCGAATCCAAACGGGACTTATGGCAGATACCAAACGTCCAACTCCATCAGACGTACAACTATTCGAAGAAGCATGTGATGTGTATCGTTTGTCGATTCCTGAGGCAAAAGAAATGTTAAAACAAGAGAATAAGTCATTATACGAGTCAATTTATGGAAATGAATAA
- the glpK gene encoding glycerol kinase GlpK: MAKKNYIIGIDAGTTGIRTFCFNDKGKVISSAYQEFKQYYPKPGWVEHDPEEIWQKTQKLIALAIKNGKLNPKDAIAIGITNQRETSVVWDKKTGKPVYNAIVWQCRRTSDICKDLKKQSLESNFRNKTGLVLDAYFSGTKIQWILDNVKGARERAERGDLLFGTIDTWLLYKLTGHKEHKTDHTNASRTLLFNIQTKEWDEELCKILKVPMSMLPKAYNSKNLFGFTSNVKSIPDGIPISSLVGDQQGALFGQLCTEPGEAKNTYGTGCFLLFNVGDEFRISNQGLITTLALGPEGKTVYCLEGSVFIGGAVVQFLRDNLEFFKYSKDSEKLVKSIKTKDDVVFVPAFAGLGAPHWDQEARGAIFGLSRDTTPAQITRAALKAIALQSYELANAMEKETGKPLKFLRVDGGATSNAWLMQFQADILGTKVIRPQNVDTTVLGAAYLAGLERGFFKSVAHLRKEETKTTQFTPKMKDAERKEEIDKWNSAIARVKTGN; this comes from the coding sequence ATGGCAAAAAAAAATTACATCATTGGGATTGATGCGGGGACAACTGGGATTCGAACATTTTGTTTTAATGACAAAGGGAAAGTGATTTCGTCTGCCTACCAAGAATTCAAACAATACTATCCTAAACCAGGTTGGGTGGAACATGACCCGGAAGAGATCTGGCAAAAAACACAAAAACTCATCGCCCTTGCGATCAAAAACGGAAAACTAAATCCCAAAGATGCGATTGCCATTGGTATCACAAACCAAAGAGAAACATCTGTTGTTTGGGATAAAAAAACTGGAAAACCAGTTTATAATGCAATCGTATGGCAATGCCGTCGGACATCGGATATCTGTAAGGATTTAAAAAAACAAAGTCTAGAATCCAACTTTCGTAACAAAACAGGACTTGTACTTGATGCTTATTTCTCTGGAACCAAAATCCAATGGATCCTCGACAATGTCAAAGGAGCGAGAGAGAGGGCCGAACGAGGAGACCTTTTATTTGGAACCATCGATACTTGGTTATTGTACAAACTCACTGGTCACAAAGAACACAAAACCGATCATACAAATGCATCCCGAACTTTACTCTTCAATATCCAAACCAAGGAATGGGACGAAGAACTTTGTAAGATCCTAAAAGTTCCCATGTCAATGTTACCCAAGGCATACAATTCCAAAAATCTATTTGGGTTTACTTCCAATGTTAAATCCATCCCAGATGGAATTCCCATCTCTTCCCTTGTGGGTGACCAACAAGGTGCACTTTTTGGGCAACTCTGCACAGAACCTGGGGAAGCTAAAAACACTTACGGTACAGGTTGTTTTTTACTCTTCAATGTGGGGGATGAATTCCGGATTTCAAACCAAGGTCTCATCACCACACTAGCTCTTGGTCCTGAAGGGAAAACTGTCTATTGTTTAGAGGGATCCGTTTTTATCGGAGGAGCAGTTGTTCAGTTCCTAAGGGACAATTTAGAATTTTTTAAATACTCCAAGGATTCCGAAAAATTGGTGAAGTCCATTAAAACAAAAGATGATGTAGTTTTTGTCCCTGCCTTTGCAGGACTTGGTGCCCCGCATTGGGACCAAGAAGCACGCGGAGCCATCTTTGGACTCTCTCGTGACACTACACCTGCTCAGATCACAAGGGCTGCTCTCAAAGCCATTGCATTGCAATCCTATGAACTGGCCAATGCGATGGAAAAGGAAACAGGAAAACCATTGAAGTTTTTACGTGTGGATGGTGGGGCAACTTCGAATGCATGGCTGATGCAATTCCAAGCAGACATCTTAGGAACAAAAGTGATACGACCACAAAACGTGGATACGACGGTACTTGGTGCAGCCTATTTAGCTGGTCTTGAACGAGGGTTTTTCAAATCAGTAGCCCACCTACGGAAAGAAGAAACCAAAACCACTCAGTTCACACCCAAAATGAAAGATGCAGAACGAAAAGAAGAAATTGATAAATGGAATTCTGCAATTGCTAGGGTGAAAACAGGAAACTAA
- a CDS encoding flagellar motor switch protein FliG — MIYHQGYNYHFYLADLDSVARFVTSPDPFYPIPIKKIPSLPSVSTDPIVFPRFLYKLHYARQTFERIAVSTPPYYNSPDQKSDFFQKTKPGFLPTKRTIGGMKQTKSELVRSKRDKFNQTKYLSLRDIVNPEFNESMVLKEIDSLYMDKKSKLYLNRLVAILYSGTKEEELKIVTNLFRFETDFAFFLNKQMFTVELIPLIHGPFLQEILRTHDERYFHYILPKLSPPVLGVIRKSISKNKMKQIESAPKLKPPEGEDLISIIESELYKRFARNLYYEEGTIFTYREEGEEIGKETILFEDSKRFDFCVNGEFLEFYGKTKTKLFFKTKEWIDTMRFDFFITRKEIETKEFHRLPKDLILEIPYYETGLFLIGSGITKPKQCFEFSLLWFDY; from the coding sequence TTGATTTACCACCAAGGTTACAATTACCATTTTTATCTAGCCGATTTGGATTCGGTTGCTCGTTTTGTGACCTCCCCAGATCCCTTTTATCCAATTCCAATTAAAAAAATACCATCACTCCCTTCCGTATCCACTGATCCTATTGTATTCCCACGGTTTTTATACAAACTTCACTATGCCCGCCAAACCTTTGAAAGGATAGCTGTCTCTACTCCACCCTACTACAATAGTCCCGACCAAAAATCTGATTTTTTCCAAAAAACAAAACCAGGGTTTTTACCCACCAAACGTACGATTGGTGGAATGAAACAAACCAAATCGGAGTTGGTACGAAGTAAACGAGACAAGTTTAACCAAACAAAATACCTATCTCTTCGTGACATCGTAAACCCAGAATTTAATGAATCCATGGTGCTAAAGGAAATTGATTCCTTGTATATGGACAAAAAAAGTAAACTCTACCTCAATCGTTTGGTTGCGATCCTTTATTCGGGCACCAAAGAAGAAGAATTAAAAATTGTAACGAACCTCTTTCGGTTTGAAACAGATTTTGCATTTTTTTTAAACAAACAAATGTTTACGGTCGAGCTCATTCCCCTCATCCATGGTCCCTTTTTACAAGAGATACTACGCACACACGATGAAAGGTATTTCCATTATATTTTACCCAAACTTTCCCCACCTGTTTTAGGAGTGATTCGAAAATCGATTTCCAAAAACAAAATGAAACAAATTGAATCCGCACCAAAACTCAAACCACCAGAAGGTGAAGATTTAATTTCCATCATCGAATCAGAACTTTACAAACGATTTGCAAGGAATTTGTATTATGAAGAAGGAACCATCTTCACTTACCGAGAAGAAGGAGAAGAGATTGGAAAAGAAACGATCCTGTTTGAGGATTCCAAACGATTTGATTTTTGTGTAAATGGTGAGTTTTTAGAATTTTATGGAAAAACAAAAACCAAACTATTTTTCAAAACCAAAGAATGGATTGATACCATGCGATTTGATTTTTTCATCACACGAAAAGAAATCGAAACGAAGGAATTCCATCGATTGCCAAAGGACCTCATCCTTGAGATTCCTTATTATGAAACAGGTTTATTCCTGATAGGATCAGGGATCACCAAACCAAAACAATGTTTTGAATTTTCACTGTTATGGTTTGATTACTGA